Proteins encoded within one genomic window of Humulus lupulus chromosome 1, drHumLupu1.1, whole genome shotgun sequence:
- the LOC133793005 gene encoding pentatricopeptide repeat-containing protein At3g49740, which yields MKFSLYKETIATITDTSTHQLLRLNRKLAELTRAKRYSDALQLFIHIHSSQFQCPKPDHYTISTAVTATSNLAHITFGNQIHAHAIRTGLKAFPHVANTLLSLYTKAEDLKSVNWIFDEVENPDVYSWTTLLSAYTKLGRVEYACQLFDKMPLCNVAIWNAMITGCSSNGYDEVAMLYFSEMHKMGIRHDNYSFASVLSVCCVETLDFGRQVHLLVIKTGFLGRTSVVNALLTMYFNCGIVVDAYKVFGEADALVYDGITFNVMIDGLASVGRDEDALIMFKEMHFVCLRPSELTFVSVFSSCTVARVAHQLHAEAIKLGFEAHTAVSNAAMTMYSSCGDLNAARMVFQRLGKKDTVSWNSMISSFFQGNDGTLGIMAYLEMQRAGIKPDEFTFGSLLAKSEFVDTVEMAQALVCKTGLITKSQVSNALVSAYCKHRKMNLAYQIFEDTNCKNLVSWNTMISGFLMNGFPMDGLKQFSKLLMTKIMPNVYTFTIVLSSCASISALSQGKQVHGYVITSGFCPETCLGNALITMYAKCGVLEWSLRVFDAMIERDTVSYNALISAYAQHGQGEEAIRCFKAMQGFYRVKPDQATFTAVLSACSHAGLVDDGIRIFNYMVNDYGLLPGLDHFSCIVDLLGRGGYLDEAEIITDSKHLKAHSNIWWALLSACAAHGNLKFGRIVAGILLETEKDNPTAYVMLANIYAAADQWQEAADTREMIRRTRMTKQPGCSWIAS from the coding sequence ATGAAGTTTTCGTTATACAAAGAAACCATTGCAACCATAACTGACACTTCCACGCACCAACTCCTCAGGCTCAATCGTAAGCTTGCAGAGCTCACTCGCGCAAAGCGTTACTCAGATGCCCTCCAACTTTTCATTCATATCCACTCATCCCAATTTCAGTGCCCCAAACCAGATCACTACACTATCTCCACTGCCGTTACTGCCACCTCTAACCTTGCCCACATTACTTTCGGGAACCAGATCCACGCCCACGCCATTCGTACAGGCCTCAAAGCCTTTCCTCATGTAGCCAACACTCTTCTTTCGCTCTACACCAAAGCAGAAGACCTAAAGTCTGTGAATTGGATTTTTGATGAAGTTGAGAACCCTGATGTTTATTCTTGGACGACACTGTTGTCAGCTTATACTAAGTTGGGGCGTGTTGAATATGCCTGCCAGTTGTTCGATAAAATGCCTCTCTGTAATGTGGCCATTTGGAATGCGATGATTACTGGGTGTTCGAGTAATGGATATGATGAGGTTGCTATGCTTTACTTTAGTGAAATGCACAAGATGGGTATTAGGCACGATAATTACTCTTTTGCTAGTGTTTTGAGCGTCTGTTGTGTAGAGACTTTGGATTTTGGGAGACAAGTGCATTTGTTAGTGATTAAAACTGGGTTTCTAGGAAGAACTTCTGTTGTTAATGCGCTGCTTACAATGTATTTTAACTGTGGAATTGTTGTCGATGCATATAAGGTATTTGGTGAAGCCGATGCTTTGGTATATGATGGGATTACATTTAATGTGATGATAGATGGTTTAGCAAGTGTGGGAAGAGATGAGGATGCTTTGATAATGTTCAAAGAGATGCATTTTGTTTGTTTGAGGCCATCTGAGTTGACTTTTGTCAGTGTTTTTAGCTCATGTACAGTTGCTAGAGTTGCTCACCAACTACATGCTGAAGCTATTAAATTAGGATTTGAAGCTCACACTGCTGTGAGCAATGCTGCAATGACCATGTATTCTAGTTGTGGGGATTTGAATGCAGCTCGCATGGTTTTCCAGAGATTAGGAAAGAAGGATACTGTCTCATGGAATAGTATGATATCAAGTTTCTTTCAAGGGAATGATGGCACATTGGGTATCATGGCCTACCTGGAAATGCAAAGGGCAGGAATAAAACCAGATGAATTTACTTTCGGCAGTTTGTTAGCAAAATCAGAGTTTGTTGATACTGTGGAAATGGCTCAAGCTCTTGTATGCAAAACTGGGCTTATCACTAAATCTCAAGTTTCAAATGCCTTAGTTTCGGCATACTGTAAACATAGGAAGATGAATCTTGCATATCAAATATTTGAAGATACCAATTGCAAAAATTTGGTCTCATGGAATACGATGATCTCTGGGTTCCTAATGAATGGATTTCCCATGGATGGGTTAAAACAATTTTCCAAGTTGTTGATGACAAAGATCATGCCAAATGTATACACCTTTACCATTGTTCTAAGTAGTTGTGCATCCATTTCAGCCTTAAGTCAAGGTAAACAAGTTCATGGCTACGTCATCACATCTGGGTTTTGTCCGGAAACATGTCTTGGTAATGCACTTATTACAATGTATGCCAAATGTGGGGTTTTAGAGTGGTCATTGAGAGTATTTGATGCAATGATTGAAAGAGATACAGTCTCGTATAATGCTCTGATATCCGCATATGCACAACATGGACAAGGAGAGGAGGCTATACGTTGCTTTAAGGCAATGCAAGGCTTTTATAGGGTCAAACCAGATCAGGCCACCTTCACAGCTGTTCTTTCCGCTTGCAGTCATGCTGGTTTAGTTGATGATGGTATAAGAATTTTTAATTACATGGTGAATGATTATGGTCTTTTACCTGGATTAGATCATTTCTCTTGCATTGTTGACCTTCTAGGCCGTGGTGGCTATCTTGATGAAGCTGAAATTATTACCGATAGTAAGCATCTTAAGGCACATTCAAATATATGGTGGGCATTGCTCAGTGCTTGTGCAGCTCATGGTAATTTGAAATTTGGAAGAATAGTTGCTGGAATTCTTCTTGAAACTGAGAAAGATAATCCTACAGCTTACGTGATGTTAGCAAATATTTATGCGGCTGCAGATCAGTGGCAAGAAGCAGCTGACACGAGGGAAATGATTAGAAGAACAAGGATGACAAAGCAACCTGGCTGTAGTTGGATTGCATCATAA